A single genomic interval of Megalobrama amblycephala isolate DHTTF-2021 linkage group LG17, ASM1881202v1, whole genome shotgun sequence harbors:
- the LOC125251984 gene encoding uncharacterized protein LOC125251984 has protein sequence MKGDVEREYLSPDLNLLRMFRLYKENNPASTAKFWLYRDIFKQQNLSFGQPRSDTCAKCDTLFSKLVAATTDGERLKITAESELHHWKAEKAYTQLQADTEWAKASDDCHVICIDMQGEVFTPNLTHSKVYYQRQLANYNLCIQEMGTDKPPTMCLWHEGITHRGSIEVASCLLKWAETSFAPLVQAKERKLIIYSDRCCGQNNNW, from the coding sequence ATGAAGGGAGATGTGGAGAGGGAGTACCTGAGCCCTGATTTAAACCTGCTCCGCATGTTCCGCCTGTACAAGGAAAACAATCCAGCATCCACTGCAAAGTTCTGGCTCTATAGGGACATCTTCAAGCAGCAAAACCTCAGTTTTGGGCAGCCAAGAAGTGATACTTGTGCAAAATGTGACACCCTGTTCTCAAAATTAGTAGCTGCTACAACAGATGGAGAAAGGTTGAAGATCACAGCCGAGAGTGAGCTTCACCACTGGAAAGCCGAAAAAGCGTACACCCAGTTGCAGGCTGACACAGAGTGGGCCAAAGCCAGTGATGACTGCCATGTCATTTGTATCGACATGCAGGGGGAAGTGTTCACGCCAAACCTGACACACTCCAAAGTGTACTATCAACGGCAGCTGGCCAACTACAACCTCTGTATCCAGGAGATGGGCACTGACAAACCTCCTACAATGTGCCTCTGGCATGAGGGCATCACTCACAGAGGTTCCATCGAGGTGGCAAGCTGTCTTTTGAAGTGGGCAGAAACATCTTTCGCTCCCCTAGTCCAGGCAAAGGAACGGAAGCTCATCATCTATAGTGACCGATGCTGTGGGCAGAACAACAACTGGTGA